GGGGGACAGAggttctcgttctcgttcCCACTCTTGCTCTAAAACTTTTTGTCTTGAGTCGGTGACTCGCCCCTCCGGCCCCCCTCCCAGGGACTTTTGCAGCTTCCCACGCCACAGCCCGAAGGCCGACATTGGCTGCCGGACCCCACTCGGCCGAGTGAGCCGATCGTTTTTGATTGATAATAACGGACACATCGGGTGATAAACGTGGATTATCTGTGGGGATCTTGGCAAAAGGCCCGAACGGGTGGCGCCAAGCGAGGTTAAGGGGAATAAAGCGGCCATAAATCCGACTCTCTCATTGGTCTGGTTGACCTCGACTCCCGACATTAGTCAATGCTGGCGGTTCATGCCGAGGTTCAAACAATCGACGGacggcgagagagagaggaagagggagattgTGTTGCTCAGTCTGGGGTTTGGGGTTTGGGGGTTTCCTGCGGTATCCCTCGGGCCTCCGCAAATGCCGCCACGATACGGACGACGGAGTGACGTCTGCGGCCGCCAAAAGAAGCTATTGCCGAGCTGCAGGGACCGTTTGTGATCGTCCACGGAATCTTCTGTGACCTTCCCTTCTCGGGAATGATTGACATGAATGTGGTGTGGCCGACTTGCCGTCGAGCCGTCGAGCCGTCGATAGCCTCGTTCTACGAACGCATTTCAGTCTTCTGATCACTCATCAAATCCTGATTTGGCTCTTGCCTATGGGCTCTATCCGAACCAGCAGTTCAAATTCTCACCCGCCAGAAGGAAGTCAGGAATCATGGCAGGATTGATACGTTCAGCAACATGACTTCAGCAGCCATAGGATGCACCGTGCATCGTACAGAAGATCCGGAATTCGGCTCCATGAACAGGTTGGTCGAGTGGACCAAGAGCCAACATTCGTTGCATGACACGAACGGAACCCAAAAACAAACACGTGCCGAGTGGATCAACGCACTTCAGGCTTGTTTTTCTCATCAGTCTGAAGGCGAATTGCGCAGGGAGTCCTCATCAGTGGTGGGCACTAGGCCCAATCGTGCTGTGCTCATTCATGGCAACCACTCATTCCTCTGCTCCAGCTCAACGGGTTGTTTATTCAAAAGATTCGAAGTACAACCAGTGATCTCTTCATTGGCGCTTAATCCAAGTAATCAAACTCGGCCTGAGACGGTCTCCAACCAAGTAAACAACGTCGCACAAGAAAAGTGGACGCTTGCCGTGACAGCCAGACCTTTGAAAGGCCGAGATAGATCGAAGATGAATGGATCGGCCAACCCCTCTTTAATAATGCCTAGATGCAGCCTTGTTCTCGGATCCTCTTCCATTCAAGGCCCGCCAAACGCATGAATGGGTTTACCAATCTTCAACCCTTTTCTCATAAAATGGTTCTACACTGGCAGAACATTCTGCTGCAGCCCCCTCAATGgagactggctggctgagaGCCATTGGTGACTGGCAAAGCAGTGGCCATCAAGAGTTCATTGCGAGAATAGCGTAGGTGAACCCAGACTTTACGAGTAGTCTAAGCTCTGTAGACGAGACCAAAATCAGCTGAGTGCCATCTGTAAGACCAAGGAAACACAGGCGGGGCACACGGGGATACAAATATCCCGTTCAAGACCCATTTGGGGCCTGGGGCTTGGCAACCCCTCCACGCTGCAAACACAGACGCGGGGAGCCGCGAGGGAACAATGGGGGGAGCAGTCTCCCTGCAGACTTGCCAGGGCTATTTAGAGATGAGGTAGCAGTTTGAGACAGTGGCAGAAGTGCTTTGCGTCTTTGCTCAGTCAAAAACGAGGCCCAAGGCTTCCCATAGCAAAACATACTGAAGCAAGAGACAAGGAGGGCTTGAATAAAACATAAGGCGTAGACAATGTGTGCCCCCTTGTATGCCATGAACCTCTCATATGCCCCTTATTGTCAGTAGTAAGCTGGAAGGGATTTGTTTTAAGCTCAAGTAGTATCGGTTTGCTACGACACTAATTGTATTAATTAATCACGCAAAGGTTGTGTAAGAACGGTGAAAACTCAACAGACAAGATACTCTTATTAGAGGTTAGACGTCAACAGCATTGCAGTTTAGCCTTTGTATTTCCCAaatccctccctcttcccctcccctaaGAATCAGAGTTGCTATGCTTCTTATCTCTCGAAACGGGATCGGTTCCTACGACCTGAAACCCGGAAATGGATACCTGACTCCCCCATATTAGTACTGTTTTAGAAATGGGAGTCTCCTCCTGTTTCTTTTCCTGGAGTAGGAGTCCGCTACATACAAATACGATAGTGGCAACTAAGACTCTGCTTTTTTTATCGCATCTTAATGCGCAGCTGTGGGCCCACTTGTGTGCCTTTGCCATTCATCACAAATAGAGAAGAGTAGAGGTTTATTTAGTAGAGCTAAATATACCTAATGAGGAGATAGGCACCCTTACTGGAGCACTTTGCCAGCTTTGCCCATGGTCTCAATCAACCTCTGCCGAATATGGTCTCCAACATACGTCTCTCCCTGAGACCCATCAAGTGGCTCACACCTTAGTTTCAAATTCCCGTTCAGGAAGAAGGCAACACTGTATCTCTCCTTGTCTGGGCTTGTAAGCACTCGGTGACGCGCACTGCGGTAAAAGCCGGCGGTGTACTTTTGCATCATGTCCCCCATGTTGATGACATAAGCGTTCTCCTTCACAGGAACCGGCACCCAGTCTTCTATGGGCGGGTACCAAACCTCCAGGCCTCTTGTGCCCGGTTCCTGCAGCAGTACCGAAACACAGCCAAAGTCGGTGTGGTCGGCAACACCGTACTGGTTGTCGGGGACCTGGGGCTGAGCTGCATAGTGAAGAAACCGCATGGGGATCGagggctcgacgacgagactATCAAAGACGTCTGGTGGGCAATTCCAGGCCTTGGGCAGACCCTGCGCAAGGATTTTGAGTAAGATGctgacgaggtcgagcatCTTGGCTTGATATTCCATTATAGGGATGCGGAATTGCTCATCAGGCAAAGATGTTGGCCAGAGGTTGGGGCCAGTAGAGAACGAACCGCAGTCTGGGTCATCTTCAGACACTTCTCTGCCAACCATGAAAGTCTATTCGCGGTGCAGTTTTAATAATAGGAAGACTTGGGAACGTTTCGCAAGGCATTCCACTTACCTCTTTAGTGTCTGGGAGGAGACCCTCATGGTGTGTCTGCATCCCGGCCGGCTCGTATCCTCTGAACGATTTGCCCAGAGACTTGCCAATCCACACCTCCATGCGCTTCTCCTTgggcaaggagaagaatAGACGATCGACTTCAAGAGCTTTAGCTTGCATTTCGGGGCTGATGccgtggccgacgaggtAGAAGAAGCCGTATGTGCTGCAAGCATCACTCATGTCGTTGACCACCTGCCGTTTCGCTGCGGCCGAGGAATCCGGCGACAGCCAGGCGCTGATGTCGACCGTTGGGATCACCCGCGAGGAGCTCTTGGTATCGATGCTGCCCATTTTTAAAATGTTTGTGATTCAGGAAGTAACGGATTGAAGTCTCAGTCTTTGAGATCGGATTGCTTGATCCTACAAAGTCATTATCTGCTTGGCTTGAGTATGTTGTTTAGCATAAAAAGCCTCAACCCTTAGTGAAAAAGCTGGTCTTTTATACATTCCAGTTGAACGGTACGTCACTTAGTCGCCGGGTGCGCATGACAACAGCTCCGCCTCCGGCGGCTTCGTGGCTGGAGATCGGAAACGAGATGGTCGGACCTTATAATATGGCCGGCGTTGCGTACAATGGCATGTTTGAACCCGTTCCCGATTCGGTAAGTCACCGGCGGAAAAGCTGATTTTCGTCAGAACGTTCAGCCAAAGCTAAATATGTTCCGTAAGCTTGGGCTAGTTCATCGGCCTCAACTTGCTAGGACTGACAAAACAAACCTTACCATTTAGATCAAACCTTAACGCTTGTAGGTTTGAAGAACAAAGCTTAACCAGACGAAACTGTTTCCTAACCACCGCGCCGGCAAGCCAAATGAGTGGGCTATTTTGACAATGACATCAAATGTTCGTCACGACGAGTCATTCTAATAGAAATTCGTGGCAGAATGATGGACTGCTCGCTCTCGCATTTTGATAGCAGTATGACAGAGTGTGTTCATGTCTAGATCACTTGTCTTCATGATATATTCGATCTTCACGACAGTCTTATCCAGGTTACAAGGGATCTTTACTCTTGACTACAAGTTTATCTGGAAAATGCCGCTTTTTACTCGTTGATGCCAGGTCGCCGGAATGGTCTATTGAAATGAGTCATGTATACCTAGTCATGGTCTGGACCAGCCCTCCTTGACGTGATGTATCGGGAGTGAAATATGAAAACATAGAATGAAAGACGTCCTAATATCCCAGCAGAATTAAGCTGGAGCCCAATCTTTACTCCAAGCCGAGTCCATACCGTCGTACACCAAACTCTCATGCCTTTATGCGGATTTTCCATCCGGTGTTAGAAATGCGGATCGCGGCGTAAATCAGCCCAGAGGCGAATGAAGCCATGCCGCAGTACACCCATAATCCGGTCCACTGTAACGGCGCAACGGAGCCGAGGATAGCTCCTGCACCTGGTGCCCCGGCCAAATACCCCAGGCTTGACATGGAGTACCCCATGCCCATGCGTGTACCGATCTTGCTCTTGTCTTTGGTTAGGCGAGCAAAGCAGACCGGAGGCATAGATGGGAAAACACCACTGAGAAAGCCGAGCACGACCGCCATGGCGATGATAGCACCCTCACTGTGCACGGCAGTCATGCACAGCGCCGCAGCTCCCGTAATGAACATGAACGGTGCGAGGATGTTGAACGGGCCGAGGGTATCGGATATAAAGTTGGGCAGGATTCGCCCCGCACACGAAGCTGCGTTGAAAACCGACACAATGTAAAAGCTCATGGGACCGTCGAGCAGCTGTTCGTTCTTCCCGAAGTAGCTGATGTACGTGTTGAGAATGAGTACGCTGGCGGAGCCACACATGGTGCCGGCGACAAATGTCATATAACGCCCGTCTTTGAAGGCCGTCCAGTCGACAAACGAGCGAGGCCTGCCTGGCTTTCCGCGTGCCTTCATGGCGAATAGAGGCACCATGAGAGTTGCTAGTGCGATGAGACCAACAACCCGAACAGCCCAGGAAAACCCAACGTGGTCGACGAGATGATAGAGCGCGACGGGGTAGACGAGCCCGCCAAAGGACGACCCCGATGATGCGATTCCGGCCGCGAGCCCAAGATTCTTGTCGAAGTACTGCGGAAGCGTCGAGATGCACACAAGGAAAAGACAGCCGGCTCCAGTCCCGATCAAGAAaccctcggcgaggagcacCTCCCAGTACGGATGGCAGAAACTGAGAAGTACGTGTCCCACAACGACACAGACGGTGCCTATGACCAGCAGCACCCGCATATAGCCACGGTCGTAGACGGGGCCGGCCCAGAAGCCCGTCATCATGGCAATGCAGTATTGAATCGCCCCGATCCAAGAAATGTTGGATGAGCTCTGCTTGAATAGTGTGCCGGATTCGTATGTTGTCTGGAAGACGCCAAATGCGCTGAGGATCCCCCACGAGTTGAAGAACAAGAGGAACCCGCCGACGACTTGCATCCAGGCAACGAAACCGCCATCTGGTTTGGCAGCGGGCTCAGGTGTCGGCGTGGCTTCGGGGTCCAATGCTGCGGCTTGGTgctggacgaggtcgccTGGGGGCGAAGAGTCCGTTCGCTTGGGCTCGACATTGGTGTCCTTTTCCGTGAGATGAATTGGGGAAAGTGACATGAAGGGCAAATTTGATGCGTCGAATACACAAATTTTGGTTTGTGTCGACAAGAGAATAGGGTAAGGGTCAGTTGCTGTGAAAGACGAGTCTAGCTAGAGAGAACAAACTTTGGATGGCAAACCAAGTTAAGTACTGACATTGAATGGTCGCAATAACGGCCGACCCTCGGAATGATCTCCGAGGCAGGAAGGACTCTATCTGACGATCATAAGGTACGGGCGTCTAAGGTGGGGACCGGCGACATTCGCATGAACGGCTTCCCACTGCCGGGCCACACTGCCGGACTGGACTGCCGGACGCCACTATCGGACGCCTCGGACACTGTCTGACGCCGATGACAGACTACACTGTCGGACTATGAGTCCGACAACCCCGTGGGCCTGGCACCAACGGCCTCACAAGCAGCCCGCGGCCGAAAGACTGTTAAGCCTTCGTCCTTCCTTTCGTTAGGCATCAGTAAATATTGTTAGTAGAACAATATCACTTCACATCGCTGGAATGATGCGCTGTATGTACAGTATCCCATCTGTGATACTCACAGATGCCTGGACTTGATTAAACTCAAAATTGCGGCTGCTGCACCTCCTACGGTCGGAGATAGCCTGGGCTTTGGAACGACTAAAAAACAAATCCGAAAAAGTTAATGAATACTAATACCCACCTCCATACCGAAAGATTCATCCTTGTTTACCTCATCCATCAGGTGTGTTTGAGGGTCAGTAATCAAGCAGGGGGCGACCGCATCTCTACGGTTTACCTGGCTTGGATGCAAAGCTTTTGCCTGCAACCCCAATACAAACAGAAACGTCCTGACTAGTGAATAGCCGACAATTCTACACTTTCTGACAACGAACGTGTCGTACCACTTAGGTTTGGAGGTCGCAGGGGTCTCGACGTAACTTTGAAAGAAAACCTTAACAGTCACCTAATATATCTCGACCGGAGTCATAACGTTTTAGTATAAACCTTACGATTTTGGAGATCTGAGGGGAAAAAATCTGGACCTCGAACGAAGAGACAGTTGGCCAACTCTCAATTTTCTGGCCACAGGATAAACATCCAGCCAGGATCGCTTCCAGTAGCTGAGGTCCTACTCATGAAAATTAGCTTTGTTTGAAACATTCACTTGATGCTATCTCGCCCTCTCATCCTGCTTGATACGGCATGGCAAACCGTCATCCAGACACACGAACAGGAACATCCTGACTGGCAGATGGCCGATGACTCTGATACTACACGGTACAGAGCTTGCTACGGTGTACTACGATACCGAATTCAACTGATATCTCGATTGATTGGTAGTCTCACATCATGCAATAACAGAGAGAGACTATTTCAGCACCGTTCGGCCGGAGCGTGTTGTTCTCGAACTCACACACCACAAACCACTCAGAGAATCTTTGACTCCTCCACGGTATACCAAAATTCAATTCAACATGGAACCCGTCACCCAAGACGCCGCCCCTCTttccgtcgccatcgtcggtGGGGGCATCGTGGGCTTCATCCTCGCGGCTGGGCTTCACAAGCGCAACATCAAAGTCCAGATCTACGAGCAGTCCCGCGGCCCGCGTGAGATCGGGGCTGGTGTGGCATTCACAGGCGCCGCCCAAAAGTGCATGCGGATGATGGACCCCGCCATTCTCGAGGCCCTGTATGGCAGCGGCTCGATGCCACTCAGTGACTGCGGCGGGCACGACTTCTTGCGCTGGCTTGATGGTTACACGCAGCCTAACAAAGACGAGCCGTACTACGAGATTCCTCTCTGCGCGCTCGACGCAGGCCCGAGAGGCTTCGAAGGCGTCAGGAGAGACATGCTGCTCGAGTCCCTCGTCAAGCTTCTGCCTTCTGAAGCTGTTTCCTGGAAGAAgcgcctcgtcgccatcgaggaAGCAGAACCAGGAGCCAAGCTCACGCTCAAATTTGCGGACGGCCACGTGGCCCACGCTGATGCAGGTACGCAACTGTTCACCAAACCTCCTCAGTCTGTCATTGCAGCGGTCTAACATGATCTGTTTTGTGCACAGTCATCGGCTGCGATGGGATCAAATCACGGGTCCGCGAACTGATCCTGGGAGAGGGAAATCCCGCCTCCTATCCGCACTTCGCGCACAAAGTAGCGTACCGCTGCCTCTTGCCCTATGACGCCTGCCACAAGATCCTCGGCGACTGGAAAGGTCGTAACTTCCACATGCACATCGGCCCCAACGCGCACATCATCCACTACCCCGTCGCCAACCAGACGTTGATGAACTTTGTGGCTTTTGTCAGCGACGACAGCGAGTGGTCGGACTGGCAGCAGATGGTGGGCACAGGCTCGCGCAAGGATGTCGAAAAGGCCTTCACCGGCTGGAACCAGACCGTTAGCGACCTTGTGGCTCTGCTGCCGGACGACATGATCAAG
This sequence is a window from Colletotrichum higginsianum IMI 349063 chromosome 8, whole genome shotgun sequence. Protein-coding genes within it:
- a CDS encoding Citrinin biosynthesis oxygenase CtnA, which codes for MGSIDTKSSSRVIPTVDISAWLSPDSSAAAKRQVVNDMSDACSTYGFFYLVGHGISPEMQAKALEVDRLFFSLPKEKRMEVWIGKSLGKSFRGYEPAGMQTHHEGLLPDTKETFMVGREVSEDDPDCGSFSTGPNLWPTSLPDEQFRIPIMEYQAKMLDLVSILLKILAQGLPKAWNCPPDVFDSLVVEPSIPMRFLHYAAQPQVPDNQYGVADHTDFGCVSVLLQEPGTRGLEVWYPPIEDWVPVPVKENAYVINMGDMMQKYTAGFYRSARHRVLTSPDKERYSVAFFLNGNLKLRCEPLDGSQGETYVGDHIRQRLIETMGKAGKVLQ
- a CDS encoding Major facilitator superfamily transporter — protein: MSLSPIHLTEKDTNVEPKRTDSSPPGDLVQHQAAALDPEATPTPEPAAKPDGGFVAWMQVVGGFLLFFNSWGILSAFGVFQTTYESGTLFKQSSSNISWIGAIQYCIAMMTGFWAGPVYDRGYMRVLLVIGTVCVVVGHVLLSFCHPYWEVLLAEGFLIGTGAGCLFLVCISTLPQYFDKNLGLAAGIASSGSSFGGLVYPVALYHLVDHVGFSWAVRVVGLIALATLMVPLFAMKARGKPGRPRSFVDWTAFKDGRYMTFVAGTMCGSASVLILNTYISYFGKNEQLLDGPMSFYIVSVFNAASCAGRILPNFISDTLGPFNILAPFMFITGAAALCMTAVHSEGAIIAMAVVLGFLSGVFPSMPPVCFARLTKDKSKIGTRMGMGYSMSSLGYLAGAPGAGAILGSVAPLQWTGLWVYCGMASFASGLIYAAIRISNTGWKIRIKA
- a CDS encoding Salicylate 1-monooxygenase SalA; its protein translation is MEPVTQDAAPLSVAIVGGGIVGFILAAGLHKRNIKVQIYEQSRGPREIGAGVAFTGAAQKCMRMMDPAILEALYGSGSMPLSDCGGHDFLRWLDGYTQPNKDEPYYEIPLCALDAGPRGFEGVRRDMLLESLVKLLPSEAVSWKKRLVAIEEAEPGAKLTLKFADGHVAHADAVIGCDGIKSRVRELILGEGNPASYPHFAHKVAYRCLLPYDACHKILGDWKGRNFHMHIGPNAHIIHYPVANQTLMNFVAFVSDDSEWSDWQQMVGTGSRKDVEKAFTGWNQTVSDLVALLPDDMIKWALFDSWDYPAPYYNKGRIVLAGDAAHASSPHHGTGASCGIEDALSLSVLLDQVAKTVARDGVSARHEALETAFDVFDKTRRTRTQWLVNSSRRVIDLFHQEDWAVPEKRVKAETCFEELKDRSFKLWHFDPENMVKTTIEEYTKRVGATK